A genomic segment from Glycine max cultivar Williams 82 chromosome 1, Glycine_max_v4.0, whole genome shotgun sequence encodes:
- the LOC102662946 gene encoding uncharacterized protein → MEEDVPQVTEDVPHMADDVAQMSEDAPQMTADVDATVAEDLGHDGAEGSRADEGFPGGPRDPSVLTSFAKHVAHAIWTGQERLELKLVSHGRKVTLIGRPVPAIERLVVATGLSPLIECSVVTGDPGLISIFVERWHRETNTFHLPVGELTITLDDVSSLLHLPISGAFHSFPALSVDEVVFLLMELLEVSSKEARAETAQVRGAYVRLSWVRDMYEMRCQARRWIVATRAYLLHLCWIYEHFPSEHQCVTDDAYEETSPCASRWLTTKAHMKRITGAPYQARWDALTITDVCWLPYSDHRGVKGFELISSFQGKLRWGPTVVTVRPERVLCRFWYIQSIPPPFVSASLSYDDIDDRWMHFSDHATAVGDLYVVPGQDDYEGYEAIAERLERVLNLRMVTAGTELHDIMQDCLRIARGVPAQMEVLGLDKGGAQSIDDVFYVL, encoded by the exons ATGGAGGAGGATGTTCCTCAGGTGACTGAGGATGTCCCTCATATGGCTGACGATGTTGCTCAGATGAGTGAAGATGCGCCTCAGATGACCGCGGACGTAGATGCGACTGTTGCAGAGGACTTAGGTCATGATGGTGCTGAGGGGTCACGTGCTGAtgagggattccctggtgggCCCCGTGACCCATCAGTTCTGACTTCATTTGCGAAGCATGTCGCACATGCTATTTGGACTGGACAG gagcgtCTTGAGCTAAAGTTGGTGTCGCACGGGAGGAAGGTGACGTTAattgggaggccagtgcctgCGATTGAAAGGCTGGTTGttgccacaggattaagtccattGATCGAGTGTTCAGTTGTAACCggcgatcctggacttatatccatatttgtggagaggtggcacaggGAGACCAacaccttccaccttccagtAGGAGAGTTGACAATCACACTAGATGATGTGTCATCACTCCTCCATCTCCCTATCAGTGGCGCCTTCCACAGCTTCCCGGCTCTTTCCGTGGACGAGGTAGTATTTTTGTTGATGGAGTTGCTCGAGGTGTCCAGTAAGGAGGCTAGAGCCGAGACAGCACAAGTGCGCGGGGCATATGTACGCCTCTCATGGGTTCGGGATATGTATGAGATGAGATGCCAGGCACGACGATGGATTGTAGCAACTCGTGCTTATCTCCTGCACCTG tgttgGATCTATGAGCATTTTCCGAGTGAGCATCAGTGTGTCACCGATGATGCGTATGAGGAGACGTCCCCTTGTGCCTCCCGGTGGCTGACGACGAAGGCTCATATGAAGAGAATTACAGGAGCGCCGTACCAGGCACGTTGGGATGCTTTGACGATCACAGACGTGTGCTGGTTGCCTTACAGTGACCATCGAGGGGTTAAGGGGTTTGAGCTGATTTCATCATTCCAGGGTAAGTTGAGATGGGGTCCTACGGTGGTTACAgttcgaccggagagggtgCTATGCCGGTTTTGGTACATTCAGAGCATTCCTCCGCCGTTTGTTAGCGCTTCGTTGTCATATGATGATATAGATGACAGATGGATGCATTTCTCGGACCATGCAACAGCTGTGGGTGACCTTTATGtagtgcctgggcag GATGATTACGAAGGCTATGAGGCGATCGCAGaaaggttggagcgtgtgctcaaccttaggatggTCACTGCAGGGACAGAGTTACATGATATCATGCAAGATTGCCTGAGGATAGCCAGGGGGGTGCCAGCACAGATGGAAGTGTTAGGGCTCGACAAAGGCGGCGCACAGAGCATTGAtgatgttttttatgttttgtag